The Microcoleus sp. AS-A8 genome window below encodes:
- a CDS encoding GAF domain-containing sensor histidine kinase — protein MTNPETRIFCRLDGLTPAVREQKRLTALRELGLLETETVTVFEEAAQTAARLVDAPIGILGVMAQNHLHIKAAVGLSRVGLMNQLAQSRLLPRTESFCSYVVDSHQVLAIHDTATHPVFASSLLVGHYGIRAYLGAPLLTADGLCLGTLAVMDWEPRCFSAKDIELLAITARWSLSEFERNRFLKQEYSRSSQKIPLSSTLSQYQDEWECESTTDRQDISQNFSAGLNSGNSLKLQLLAQLTQELRTPLTSVMGMASVLTRQVYGPLTTKQKEYLEIIHLSGQQLISLVDEIVDLKILDDGSEQLQLTSVDIEMLCQQAINSLLEIAQRQQLQIRLSVEPGNRIGLLDKEKVRQILYYLIYSVIQSAEAEGEVRLHASRKTDKINMAIWVSHPWLGEGLPQFGEGIGASYLPSSAIAAVSNALETSPGHSEMESSELIATCYESPAAPVVSRASLPVPLSLNGEPNQTPDQAESRESLGLLLSCHLAKLHGGEISVQGSTEAGYRYVVTLPLFESVKERL, from the coding sequence ATGACCAATCCGGAGACCCGAATTTTTTGTCGTTTAGATGGTTTGACGCCCGCAGTACGAGAACAAAAACGGCTCACAGCGCTTAGAGAGCTTGGCTTACTCGAAACGGAAACCGTTACTGTTTTTGAGGAAGCGGCTCAAACGGCGGCGCGGCTTGTGGATGCCCCTATTGGCATATTAGGCGTCATGGCGCAAAATCACCTGCACATCAAGGCAGCCGTCGGTTTATCCAGAGTTGGGCTGATGAATCAGTTGGCACAGTCGCGCCTTCTGCCGCGAACTGAAAGCTTTTGCAGCTATGTCGTAGACTCTCATCAAGTTTTAGCGATTCACGATACAGCAACTCATCCCGTCTTTGCCAGTAGTTTGTTAGTTGGACATTACGGTATCCGTGCTTATCTGGGCGCACCGCTATTGACGGCAGATGGGCTATGCTTGGGTACGCTCGCCGTCATGGATTGGGAGCCTCGCTGCTTTAGCGCCAAAGACATTGAATTGCTAGCTATTACAGCTCGCTGGAGTCTGAGCGAATTTGAGCGGAACCGTTTTTTAAAACAAGAGTACAGCCGCTCGAGCCAAAAAATTCCCCTGTCATCCACTCTCAGTCAGTACCAAGACGAGTGGGAATGTGAATCAACAACGGATAGACAAGATATTTCCCAGAATTTTTCTGCTGGCCTTAACTCTGGTAACTCGCTTAAACTCCAATTGCTCGCTCAGTTGACTCAGGAACTGCGAACACCCTTAACGTCTGTGATGGGGATGGCTAGCGTACTGACACGCCAGGTTTATGGCCCTCTGACCACAAAACAGAAAGAATACTTGGAAATTATTCATCTTAGTGGTCAACAGTTAATATCGCTGGTTGATGAAATTGTTGACCTCAAGATTTTGGATGACGGCAGCGAACAACTCCAGCTGACATCCGTCGATATCGAAATGCTCTGTCAACAAGCCATCAATAGCCTGTTAGAAATCGCCCAGCGTCAGCAACTCCAAATCCGTTTATCTGTCGAGCCTGGGAATCGCATTGGGTTGCTCGATAAGGAGAAGGTTAGGCAAATCCTCTATTACCTGATCTATAGTGTGATTCAGTCTGCTGAGGCGGAGGGCGAGGTTCGCCTTCATGCTTCTCGCAAAACAGACAAAATCAATATGGCGATTTGGGTTTCTCACCCTTGGTTAGGGGAGGGGTTACCTCAGTTCGGTGAGGGAATTGGCGCATCGTATTTACCTTCATCGGCAATTGCGGCGGTTTCTAATGCTCTAGAAACTTCACCGGGCCATAGTGAGATGGAAAGCAGCGAACTGATTGCAACGTGTTACGAATCACCTGCTGCTCCGGTTGTTTCGAGAGCTTCGCTCCCGGTACCCTTGAGTTTGAACGGTGAACCCAACCAGACTCCTGATCAGGCTGAGTCCCGTGAAAGCCTAGGGCTATTACTCAGTTGCCATTTGGCAAAACTTCATGGAGGAGAAATTTCCGTTCAAGGCTCCACAGAAGCCGGGTATCGCTATGTTGTGACGCTGCCTCTATTTGAGTCCGTGAAGGAAAGGTTGTAG
- a CDS encoding GUN4 domain-containing protein, with product MTDQTTASVTEDSDRPLGGAVGNRMAELMHQLRTSSEKKQLQLIAELASLGETGLEVLMEFLTEQQSTPATLAIGLAYQTLYQVNTPDVKAFVQSHFPTGVVPLNSEVGIDYLPLQQQLVLADFLAADRLTLEKLCELAGPAASARKWLYFSEVENFPITDLQTLNNLWYIHSQGKFGFTVQRELWLSMGKNWEKLWPKIGWKTANNWTRYPNEFTWDLSAPRGHLPLSNQLRGVRVIASLLSHPAWTATNQGVG from the coding sequence ATGACAGACCAAACCACTGCCTCAGTAACAGAAGACTCCGATCGCCCTTTGGGCGGTGCCGTAGGCAATCGCATGGCTGAGCTAATGCACCAGCTTCGGACGAGTTCTGAAAAAAAACAACTTCAGCTCATTGCCGAATTGGCCAGCTTAGGCGAGACTGGCTTAGAAGTCTTAATGGAATTTTTAACAGAGCAACAGTCCACTCCAGCGACTCTAGCTATAGGTCTTGCCTACCAAACGCTATATCAGGTCAATACACCCGACGTAAAAGCCTTTGTGCAAAGCCATTTTCCCACAGGGGTCGTGCCCTTGAATTCTGAGGTTGGGATTGACTATTTGCCTCTACAACAGCAGCTTGTCCTTGCCGATTTTCTCGCCGCTGACCGTCTTACATTAGAAAAACTCTGTGAATTAGCCGGCCCAGCCGCATCTGCACGAAAATGGCTGTACTTTTCTGAGGTAGAAAATTTTCCCATTACCGATTTACAAACCCTGAATAACCTGTGGTACATCCACTCTCAAGGCAAATTTGGATTTACTGTCCAACGGGAGTTGTGGCTGTCGATGGGCAAAAACTGGGAAAAGCTTTGGCCTAAAATCGGTTGGAAGACAGCAAACAATTGGACTCGTTACCCAAACGAGTTTACATGGGATCTCAGTGCTCCTAGAGGTCATCTACCGCTTTCTAATCAACTACGAGGTGTACGGGTTATCGCCTCTCTGCTCTCTCATCCAGCTTGGACTGCCACAAACCAGGGGGTTGGGTAA
- a CDS encoding response regulator transcription factor, whose protein sequence is MKKILIVDDDRTMRTVLTRYLENRGYQVEQVSSGADALVAFAKNPPDLVVSDVMMPEMDGLEFCRRLRATPSGQLMPFIFLSGKGELEDRIYGHEIGADDYLTKPVDPRELVAKIEAQLERTRRIHSEIIRLMQLSMGSRPTSSFNPSSLVETTEISETIPEEVSTPSPLPLTPAEERVFWEVIQGLTNKQISDRLFISPRTVQTHLSSILNKLGLENRAQLIRFAYEQGYQAPNEDKDSEQEG, encoded by the coding sequence ATGAAAAAGATTTTAATCGTTGACGATGATAGAACGATGCGAACGGTCTTGACTCGCTACCTGGAAAATCGGGGATACCAAGTAGAACAAGTGAGTTCTGGCGCTGACGCTTTAGTGGCTTTTGCCAAAAATCCACCGGATTTGGTCGTTTCTGATGTGATGATGCCAGAAATGGATGGGTTGGAATTTTGCCGCCGTTTGCGAGCTACTCCTTCCGGTCAACTGATGCCATTTATATTTTTGTCGGGGAAGGGAGAATTAGAAGACCGAATTTATGGTCATGAAATCGGAGCCGATGATTATTTAACCAAACCCGTTGACCCTAGAGAGTTAGTCGCTAAAATTGAAGCGCAGCTAGAGCGCACCCGCCGCATCCATTCTGAGATTATCCGGTTAATGCAACTGTCGATGGGTTCACGCCCGACCTCGTCATTCAACCCATCTTCGCTCGTGGAAACCACGGAGATATCCGAGACGATTCCTGAGGAAGTGAGTACACCGAGTCCTTTACCCTTGACACCCGCAGAAGAACGTGTCTTTTGGGAAGTAATTCAAGGATTGACCAACAAACAAATAAGCGATCGCTTATTTATCAGCCCTCGTACCGTTCAGACTCATTTAAGTAGCATCCTCAATAAGCTAGGACTAGAGAATCGCGCTCAACTGATTCGTTTTGCCTACGAACAGGGATATCAAGCGCCTAACGAAGACAAAGACAGTGAACAGGAGGGATGA